In Papaver somniferum cultivar HN1 chromosome 1, ASM357369v1, whole genome shotgun sequence, a genomic segment contains:
- the LOC113319001 gene encoding alpha-glucosidase 2-like isoform X1, translated as MQDLGLRQFLVVSEMKNWRLLDQDLVRMSENSSSSSLRTGNQSSLWKSVDGDDEELRVNTPFPAPKIMDLPQFQGEHKESLYWGTYRPHVYLGIRSRTPRSLMAGLMWIGVKDGKYVIRHVCEDSDEISKYGWTHHNGRDYGNQVVVDHGMTLTTEFLKTKEDGTGYGGDWAVRINAQIDKDNLDEELWGTGHLFFYLAEEEDSNVLSIGREKLDTRESSLLAYGSREDVGGWELHIDSADDLEIHFSGFRTPDFHKLAELVQNAIGSSATMVGLLQPDTSEKSPNVLVFQISAKFPVRADIAFVSGTGLQSSRDAERVKNITGKQLSNTLIEKQKEFDEKFNRLFSLTDKFLLDIQVSSEAVTVGRAALGNLIGGIGYFYGQSKISLTQDMRNKHGKDFVPYWPAEMYTAVPGRTTFPRGFLWDEGFHQLLICRWDIKICLDIIGHWLDMMNVDGWIPRELVLGTEALSKIPEEYVAQHPTNGNPPTLFLALKDLVNGTSRNQFTTSESNEITSFLDSAFVRLEAWFQWFHNTQSGKDVSSYYWHGRDQTTNRQLNPQTLTSGFDDYPRASHPSEDERHLDLRCWMLFAADRLNSITKLLGKHNEEYEAMVKLLSDFELLNKMHFDDVSGAYFDFGNHTEKVRLIWRDTELLGSNPASRELIREVMEIPQLSLVPHLGYVSLFPFMTGIIPSESPILGKQLDHIFDRSELWTDFGVLSLAKSSTLYDKYNTEHEAPYWRGSIWMNMNYMILSALHHYSTEDGPYKLRARTIYEELRQNIIRNVVDNYFKTGYIWEQYDQKNKGKGRGVHPFTGWTSLILLIMAETYPEI; from the exons ATGCAAGATTTGGGGCTTCGGCAATTTTTGGTGGTATCTGAAATGAAGAATTGGAGGCTCTTGGATCAAGATTTAGTG AGAATGTCTGAGAATAGTAGTAGTAGCAGTTTAAGAACtggtaatcaatcaagtctatggAAATCAgttgatggtgatgatgaagaacttAGAGTTAACACTCCATTTCCTGCACCCAAAATTATGGATCTTCCACAG TTTCAAGGCGAGCACAAGGAAAGCCTGTATTGGGGAACTTATCGGCCTCATGTTTATCTTGGAATTCGATCGAG GACCCCACGGTCTTTAATGGCTGGATTGATGTGGATTGGTGTAAAGGATGGTAAATATGTAATCCGCCATGTTTGCGAGGATTCGGATGAGATCAGTAAATATGGATGGACACATCATAATGGGCGGGACTATGGGAATCAAGTTGTTGTTGATCACGGCATGACCTTGACCACTGAATTTTTGAAAACGAAAGAAGATGGGACTGGCTATGGTGGGGACTGGGCAGTTCGTATCAATGCACAAATTGACAA AGATAATCTAGATGAAGAATTATGGGGTACTGGTCATCTTTTCTTCTACCTGGCAGAAGAAGAAGACAGTAATGTTCTTAGCATTGGAAGAGAAAAACTGGATACGCGTGAATCATCTCTTTTGGCATATGGATCACGCGAGGATGTTGGTGGTTGGGAACTGCATATCGATTCAGCG GATGACTTGGAAATCCACTTTTCTGGCTTTAGAACTCCTGATTTTCACAAATTGGCTGAACTTGTTCAGAATGCTATTGGATCCAGT GCAACAATGGTGGGTCTACTGCAGCCAGACACATCTGAAAAATCTCCTAATGTTTTAGTGTTTCAG ATTTCTGCAAAATTTCCTGTCAGAGCAGATATTGCCTTTGTATCTGGGACTGGTTTACAGAGTTCAAGAGATGCAGAACGTGTGAAGAATATCACAG GGAAGCAACTGAGTAATACGCTGATTGAGAAACAGAAAGAGTTCGATGAAAAATTTAACAGGCTCTTCAGTCTTACGGATAAG TTTTTGTTGGACATTCAGGTTAGTTCTGAAGCAGTGACTGTGGGTAGGGCGGCTCTTGGGAATTTAATTGGTGGTATTGGCTACTTCTATGGCCAATCAAAAATTTCCCTTACTCAGGATATGAGA AATAAGCATGGGAAGGACTTCGTTCCATATTGGCCAGCGGAGATGTACACTGCTGTCCCAGGAAGAACCACCTTTCCAAGGGGATTCTTATGGGATGAAGGCTTTCATCAGCTGCTAATCTG CCGCTGGGACATAAAAATTTGCCTGGATATTATTGGACATTGGCTAGATATGATGAATGTTGACGGCTGGATTCCACGTGAGCTAGTCTTGGGTACTGAAGCTCTAAG TAAAATTCCAGAGGAATATGTTGCGCAACACCCAACAAATGGAAATCCACCAACTTTATTTCTAGCTCTAAAGG ATTTAGTTAATGGGACAAGTAGAAACCAATTTACTACCAGCGAGAGCAATGAGATCACTTCCTTCTTAGATAGCGCTTTTGTTCGCTTGGAAGCATGGTTCCAGTGGTTCCATAATACACAGTCGG GAAAAGATGTCAGCAGCTATTATTGGCACGGGAGAGACCAAACAACAAACCGCCAACTAAATCCACAG ACACTGACCTCTGGGTTTGATGATTATCCGCGGGCGTCACATCCCAGTGAAGACGAACGTCACTTGGATCTGCGTTGTTGGATGCTTTTTGCTGCAGATCGCCTGAACTCCATAACAAAGCTTCTCGGGAAGCATAATGAG GAATATGAGGCAATGGTTAAATTGCTCTCGGATTTTGAACTTCTAAATAAG ATGCACTTTGATGATGTCTCTGGAGCATACTTTGATTTTGGGAATCACACTGAAAAG GTTCGGTTGATTTGGCGAGACACGGAGTTGTTAGGCAGCAATCCTGCAAGTCGGGAGCTGATCCGAGAAGTTATGGAGATTCCACAACTGAGCTTAGTTCCTCACCTCGGTTATGTCAGCCTTTTCCCATTTATGACGGGGATAATTCCATCC GAATCGCCAATACTAGGAAAGCAGCTTGATCATATTTTCGACCGAAGCGAATTATGGACAGATTTCGGAGTCCTTTCACTAGCCAAATCAAG TACTTTGTACGATAAATACAACACAGAGCATGAGGCACCATATTGGAGAGGCTCAATTTGGATGAATATGAACTACATGATTCTTTCAGCACTACACCATTACTCTACAG AGGATGGGCCTTATAAACTGAGAGCTAGGACAATCTACGAAGAGTTACGACAAAATATTATCAG GAATGTTGTCGATAACTACTTCAAGACAGGATATATATGGGAGCAATATGACCAAAAGAATAAGGGAAAAGGAAGGGGTGTACATCCGTTCACCGGCTGGACTTCGCTGATTCTTTTGATCATGGCAGAAACTTACCCAGAAATTTGA
- the LOC113319001 gene encoding alpha-glucosidase 2-like isoform X2, with the protein MQDLGLRQFLVVSEMKNWRLLDQDLVRMSENSSSSSLRTGNQSSLWKSVDGDDEELRVNTPFPAPKIMDLPQFQGEHKESLYWGTYRPHVYLGIRSRTPRSLMAGLMWIGVKDGKYVIRHVCEDSDEISKYGWTHHNGRDYGNQVVVDHGMTLTTEFLKTKEDGTGYGGDWAVRINAQIDKDNLDEELWGTGHLFFYLAEEEDSNVLSIGREKLDTRESSLLAYGSREDVGGWELHIDSADDLEIHFSGFRTPDFHKLAELVQNAIGSSATMVGLLQPDTSEKSPNVLVFQISAKFPVRADIAFVSGTGLQSSRDAERVKNITGKQLSNTLIEKQKEFDEKFNRLFSLTDKVSSEAVTVGRAALGNLIGGIGYFYGQSKISLTQDMRNKHGKDFVPYWPAEMYTAVPGRTTFPRGFLWDEGFHQLLICRWDIKICLDIIGHWLDMMNVDGWIPRELVLGTEALSKIPEEYVAQHPTNGNPPTLFLALKDLVNGTSRNQFTTSESNEITSFLDSAFVRLEAWFQWFHNTQSGKDVSSYYWHGRDQTTNRQLNPQTLTSGFDDYPRASHPSEDERHLDLRCWMLFAADRLNSITKLLGKHNEEYEAMVKLLSDFELLNKMHFDDVSGAYFDFGNHTEKVRLIWRDTELLGSNPASRELIREVMEIPQLSLVPHLGYVSLFPFMTGIIPSESPILGKQLDHIFDRSELWTDFGVLSLAKSSTLYDKYNTEHEAPYWRGSIWMNMNYMILSALHHYSTEDGPYKLRARTIYEELRQNIIRNVVDNYFKTGYIWEQYDQKNKGKGRGVHPFTGWTSLILLIMAETYPEI; encoded by the exons ATGCAAGATTTGGGGCTTCGGCAATTTTTGGTGGTATCTGAAATGAAGAATTGGAGGCTCTTGGATCAAGATTTAGTG AGAATGTCTGAGAATAGTAGTAGTAGCAGTTTAAGAACtggtaatcaatcaagtctatggAAATCAgttgatggtgatgatgaagaacttAGAGTTAACACTCCATTTCCTGCACCCAAAATTATGGATCTTCCACAG TTTCAAGGCGAGCACAAGGAAAGCCTGTATTGGGGAACTTATCGGCCTCATGTTTATCTTGGAATTCGATCGAG GACCCCACGGTCTTTAATGGCTGGATTGATGTGGATTGGTGTAAAGGATGGTAAATATGTAATCCGCCATGTTTGCGAGGATTCGGATGAGATCAGTAAATATGGATGGACACATCATAATGGGCGGGACTATGGGAATCAAGTTGTTGTTGATCACGGCATGACCTTGACCACTGAATTTTTGAAAACGAAAGAAGATGGGACTGGCTATGGTGGGGACTGGGCAGTTCGTATCAATGCACAAATTGACAA AGATAATCTAGATGAAGAATTATGGGGTACTGGTCATCTTTTCTTCTACCTGGCAGAAGAAGAAGACAGTAATGTTCTTAGCATTGGAAGAGAAAAACTGGATACGCGTGAATCATCTCTTTTGGCATATGGATCACGCGAGGATGTTGGTGGTTGGGAACTGCATATCGATTCAGCG GATGACTTGGAAATCCACTTTTCTGGCTTTAGAACTCCTGATTTTCACAAATTGGCTGAACTTGTTCAGAATGCTATTGGATCCAGT GCAACAATGGTGGGTCTACTGCAGCCAGACACATCTGAAAAATCTCCTAATGTTTTAGTGTTTCAG ATTTCTGCAAAATTTCCTGTCAGAGCAGATATTGCCTTTGTATCTGGGACTGGTTTACAGAGTTCAAGAGATGCAGAACGTGTGAAGAATATCACAG GGAAGCAACTGAGTAATACGCTGATTGAGAAACAGAAAGAGTTCGATGAAAAATTTAACAGGCTCTTCAGTCTTACGGATAAG GTTAGTTCTGAAGCAGTGACTGTGGGTAGGGCGGCTCTTGGGAATTTAATTGGTGGTATTGGCTACTTCTATGGCCAATCAAAAATTTCCCTTACTCAGGATATGAGA AATAAGCATGGGAAGGACTTCGTTCCATATTGGCCAGCGGAGATGTACACTGCTGTCCCAGGAAGAACCACCTTTCCAAGGGGATTCTTATGGGATGAAGGCTTTCATCAGCTGCTAATCTG CCGCTGGGACATAAAAATTTGCCTGGATATTATTGGACATTGGCTAGATATGATGAATGTTGACGGCTGGATTCCACGTGAGCTAGTCTTGGGTACTGAAGCTCTAAG TAAAATTCCAGAGGAATATGTTGCGCAACACCCAACAAATGGAAATCCACCAACTTTATTTCTAGCTCTAAAGG ATTTAGTTAATGGGACAAGTAGAAACCAATTTACTACCAGCGAGAGCAATGAGATCACTTCCTTCTTAGATAGCGCTTTTGTTCGCTTGGAAGCATGGTTCCAGTGGTTCCATAATACACAGTCGG GAAAAGATGTCAGCAGCTATTATTGGCACGGGAGAGACCAAACAACAAACCGCCAACTAAATCCACAG ACACTGACCTCTGGGTTTGATGATTATCCGCGGGCGTCACATCCCAGTGAAGACGAACGTCACTTGGATCTGCGTTGTTGGATGCTTTTTGCTGCAGATCGCCTGAACTCCATAACAAAGCTTCTCGGGAAGCATAATGAG GAATATGAGGCAATGGTTAAATTGCTCTCGGATTTTGAACTTCTAAATAAG ATGCACTTTGATGATGTCTCTGGAGCATACTTTGATTTTGGGAATCACACTGAAAAG GTTCGGTTGATTTGGCGAGACACGGAGTTGTTAGGCAGCAATCCTGCAAGTCGGGAGCTGATCCGAGAAGTTATGGAGATTCCACAACTGAGCTTAGTTCCTCACCTCGGTTATGTCAGCCTTTTCCCATTTATGACGGGGATAATTCCATCC GAATCGCCAATACTAGGAAAGCAGCTTGATCATATTTTCGACCGAAGCGAATTATGGACAGATTTCGGAGTCCTTTCACTAGCCAAATCAAG TACTTTGTACGATAAATACAACACAGAGCATGAGGCACCATATTGGAGAGGCTCAATTTGGATGAATATGAACTACATGATTCTTTCAGCACTACACCATTACTCTACAG AGGATGGGCCTTATAAACTGAGAGCTAGGACAATCTACGAAGAGTTACGACAAAATATTATCAG GAATGTTGTCGATAACTACTTCAAGACAGGATATATATGGGAGCAATATGACCAAAAGAATAAGGGAAAAGGAAGGGGTGTACATCCGTTCACCGGCTGGACTTCGCTGATTCTTTTGATCATGGCAGAAACTTACCCAGAAATTTGA
- the LOC113272388 gene encoding pentatricopeptide repeat-containing protein At3g22470, mitochondrial-like, whose protein sequence is MVSRGISADVTTYNSMIHGHCLHGQQEEARRYFDEMMDHGISPDVVNFSILIDSPVWYCKNRKLGGAMQLFKKMKQNGLKPTTITYNMLLRALLQDGRVRAAKNLFNEMETSGLFLNIVTYGTMLDGYCKNGKMDEAIALFESMEDTGVSANEYIYSILIHGLFRTGSMSLEAEKLITEMEEKGCLPTGRAYDIIIRGFLMAKENYKALHFLRKMRVQEFVPSDSVIFFLVNTLSADELKDL, encoded by the exons ATGGTTAGTCGAGGAATTTCTGCAGATGTAACTACTTATAATTCTATGATTCATGGTCATTGCCTACATGGTCAACAGGAAGAAGCAAGAAGATATTTTGATGAAATGATGGATCATGGGATTTCACCCGATGTGGTAAATTTTAGTATATTAATAGATTCACCCGTCTGGTACTGCAAGAATCGTAAGTTGGGTGGAGCTATGCAGCTATTtaagaaaatgaaacaaaatggaTTGAAACCCACAACCATTACTTACAATATGTTATTACGTGCACTACTCCAAGATGGAAGAGTTAGGGCTGCAAAGAATTTGTTTAATGAGATGGAAACTTCTGGTCTATTCCTGAATATTGTCACATACGGCACTATGTTGGATGGATACTGCAAGAATGGAAAAATGGACGAAGCAATAGCATTGTTTGAATCCATGGAAGATACCGGTGTCTCTGCTAATGAATATATATATAGTATTCTTATCCATGGCCTGTTCCGAACTGGCAG TATGTCATTAGAAGCTGAAAAACTAATCACTGAAATGGAAGAGAAGGGTTGTTTACCAACTGGTCGAGCATACGATATTATCATTCGGGGCTTTCTTATGGCAAAGGAGAACTACAAGGCATTACATTTTCTACGGAAGATGCGTGTACAGGAATTTGTACCGAGTGATTCTGTAATTTTCTTTTTAGTGAACACTCTTTCGGCAGATGAGCTAAAAGATCTGTAG